The Drosophila mauritiana strain mau12 chromosome 2R, ASM438214v1, whole genome shotgun sequence genome has a segment encoding these proteins:
- the LOC117136844 gene encoding paired amphipathic helix protein Sin3a isoform X6 — protein MMKRTRVDEVQFGTRPVPQTSGGVGVGVVGVAGGGPTSGGGGTATVGVNTTGVTIGTVVPSAHNATISGIGSIHHRILTPQHGGAQTIAYLPSTTPTATNLKTTSSIVDSTTAGGPVGAGSQVAVGVGSAAGGGGVVVSTGSTGTQTLQYTTSYSVASIQAGGTLKANTADGANTVQIHVTGGGAANNPASAQTVSSSSQTGTIRQRTISGTQTVATAVGNLATISQQQPVQQSPLGKAQTPPSSVVANSIPVGGSTPPQGQSGNATPRLKVEDALSYLDQVKYQYADQPQIYNNFLDIMKEFKSHCIDTPGVIERVSTLFKGHTELIYGFNMFLPPGYKIEIHSDALGCSVPVVSMPSPPGAPTSTGTVHMLTGNSSMSGAGHIAIKTTNAATLTPATGAGAAAAAAAVAQIQSAGAVNLMTHGGASLTQTTIHALQQATPPQLQSPGGGHVHVSVTNSTTTNAVVPGQPGISVSAHNVPQNYSRDRERATITPTGQVAGAAANVNASASIVVGGPPTPNSLSELSPHGGAGGGPGAGAAQHNLHHIQQAHQSILLGETGQQNQPVEFNHAITYVNKIKNRFQNQPAKYKKFLEILHAYQKEQKVMKEGSLNQGKMLTEQEVYTQVAKLFGQDEDLLREFGQFLPDATNHQSGQYMSKSASVHNDHGKRPTATLSGGAHITMSSASPAPSGSPLHLGATTLPQIDNSAHAAAIGNLSAVNTSVSIKTYNNNQQQQNHVIGSGLNATRNDILFEKDYHAGLQQQAHQRGAGVGAHHHLAGTGAGANIGRPGVGASVMVSYDKEHRNNHHVQKYVGHVPNQNLTHGHNAKKSPSYGIPSVIGSMPHISDNSLDRSSPGISYATPPLSSGPHGQHNSGSATRRPGDDSLVGHYSSGAPPAKRPKPYCRDVSFSEASSKCTISDAAFFDKVRKALRSPEVYDNFLRCLTLFNQEIVSKTELLGLVSPFLMKFPDLLRWFTDFLGPPSGQPAGGLIDGMPLAATQRQGGGSSNSSHDRGSSHQSAAEYVQDVDLSSCKRLGASYCALPQATVPKKCSGRTALCREVLNDKWVSFPTWASEDSTFVTSRKTQFEETIYRNIHRTEDERFELDLVIEVNSATIRVLENLQKKMSRMSTEELSKFHLDDHLGGTSQTIHQRAIHRIYGDKSGEIITGMKKNPFVAVPIVLKRLKVKEEEWREAQKTFNKQWREQNEKYYLKSLDHQAINFKPNDMKALRSKSLFNEIETLYDERHDQEDDAMEPFGPHLVLPYKDKTILDDAANLLIHHVKRQTGIQKQEKQKIKQIIRQFVPDLFFAPRQPLSDDERDDAFPFLVDDNTKMDVDSPLGRTESSTRNAKSTPSESASPARSNASSSSGTPAGIKKETDDSKATTGSSAPASTSATPVDDATPSTSSAAAAASAASSTISGAEGKPKDDPLSSHKEEGAGSTSSGVATSPRQAQDTAGAGVDVEIKLEHPADFSNPKLLPPHAHGQREDESYTLFFANNNWYLFLRLHAILCDRLHVMYERARLLAIEEERCRVNRRESTATALRLKPKPEIQVEDYYPTFLDMLKNVLDGNMDSNTFEDTMREMFGIYAYISFTLDKVVSNAVRQLQYCVTERAALDCVELFATEQRRGCTGGFCRDAHKTFDREMSYQRKAESILNDENCFKVYIYKIDCRVTIELLDSEPEEVDKPAALKAQKFSKYVERLANPTLGGGGNTAGSNSALGNDTVVEASDIKTEADEDTAEVNTKA, from the exons ATGATGAAACGCACCCGCGTAGACGAGGTGCAATTTGGCACACGACCCGTTCCTCAGACCTCAGGAGGTGTGGGCGTTGGTGTCGTCGGCGTAGCTGGAGGTGGGCCAACATCCGGCGGCGGTGGCACTGCTACTGTGGGCGTCAATACGACGGGCGTTACCATTGGTACCGTCGTGCCCAGTGCTCATAACGCCACCATCAGCGGGATCGGTTCCATTCACCATCGCATCCTTACTCCACAGCATGGAGGAGCACAGACCATTGCCTATTTGCCGTCCACCACGCCGACGGCTACGAATTTGAAGACCACAAGTTCGATTGTGGATAGCACTACCGCTGGAGGACCAGTAGGAGCAGGATCCCAGGTGGCCGTAGGAGTTGGGTCTGCAGCCGGCGGAGGAGGCGTGGTGGTCTCCACAGGGAGCACGGGAACGCAAACATTACAGTATACAACAT CTTATAGTGTGGCTTCGATACAGGCTGGTGGAACTCTGAAAGCCAACACAGCGGATGGCGCGAACACGGTACAGATTCATGTcacaggaggaggagctgcgaACAATCCTGCCAGTGCACAGACTGTATCCAGCAGCTCACAAACGGGCACAATCCGTCAGCGTACAATCAGCGGCACCCAGACAGTGGCCACTGCGGTGGGCAATCTAGCGACGATTTCCCAGCAACAACCAGTTCAACAGTCACCTTTGGGCAAGGCCCAAACTCCTCCATCGTCCGTGGTTGCCAACAGTATCCCAGTGGGTGGATCCACCCCACCACAAGGACAGTCGGGAAATGCCACGCCACGCTTAAAAGTGGAGGATGCGTTGAGCTACCTGGACCAAGTAAAGTACCAGTATGCAGACCAGCCGCAAATCTACAACAACTTCCTCGACATTATGAAGGAATTCAAGTCGCACTGCATCGACACACCCGGAGTGATTGAGCGAGTCTCCACACTCTTCAAGGGGCACACAGAGCTAATATACGGCTTCAACATGTTCTTGCCTCCGGGTTACAAGATCGAAATTCATTCGGATGCTCTTGGCTGTTCGGTGCCGGTGGTTTCGATGCCCTCACCACCGGGAGCGCCAACGAGCACAGGAACGGTGCACATGCTCACCGGAAATAGCTCGATGTCCGGTGCCGGACATATCGCCATCAAGACGACCAATGCTGCAACTTTAACACCGGCAacaggagctggagcagcggccgcagcagcagctgtgGCTCAGATTCAATCCGCTGGAGCTGTAAATCTTATGACCCACGGCGGAGCCTCGCTTACCCAGACCACTATTCATGCCTTGCAACAGGCGACGCCTCCTCAATTACAATCTCCAGGCGGTGGTCATGTCCACGTGAGTGTAACAAACTCTACGACCACAAACGCCGTAGTGCCCGGACAGCCAGGCATCTCCGTATCGGCGCACAATGTACCGCAGAACTACTCGAGAGATCGAGAAAGGGCCACCATAACACCTACTGGGCAAGTGGCTGGAGCTGCGGCAAACGTGAATGCGTCTGCTAGTATAGTTGTCGGTGGACCTCCAACGCCCAATTCTCTAAGTGAGCTTAGCCCTCacggaggagcaggaggtggGCCAGGTGCGGGAGCGGCGCAGCACAATCTGCATCACATCCAGCAGGCGCATCAATCGATTTTGCTTGGGGAGACGGGACAGCAGAATCAGCCGGTGGAGTTCAATCACGCCATAACCTATGTAAATAAGATCAAG AATCGTTTCCAAAACCAGCCGGCCAAGTACAAGAAATTCCTCGAAATTCTGCACGCCTATCAGAAGGAGCAAAAGGTGATGAAGGAGGGCAGCCTGAACCAGGGTAAAATGCTCACCGAACAGGAGGTGTACACGCAAGTGGCTAAGCTTTTTGGCCAGGATGAGGATTTGCTTAGAGAGTTTGGCCAGTTTCTTCCTGATGCCACCAACCACCAGTCCGGACAGTACATGTCCAAGTCAGCGTCTGTGCACAATGATCATGGCAAGCGTCCCACGGCTACTTTGAGCGGTGGAGCTCACATAACCATGTCGTCTGCTTCGCCAGCGCCAAGTGGATCCCCTCTGCATTTGGGTGCAACGACTCTTCCGCAGATCGACAATAGCGCCCATGCAGCGGCTATAGGAAACCTTTCGGCGGTGAACACCAGTGTCAGCATTAAGACGTACAATAAtaatcagcaacagcagaatCATGTGATCGGTTCAGGCCTGAATGCGACGCGGAACGATATTCTCTTTGAGAAGGACTATCACGCGGGTCTGCAGCAGCAAGCGCATCAGCGAGGAGCTGGAGTTGGAGCCCATCATCATTTGGCCGGAACTGGAGCGGGCGCCAATATCGGGCGGCCTGGAGTGGGAGCCAGCGTGATGGTGTCGTACGATAAGGAGCATCGAAATAATCATCATGTGCAAAAGTACGTTGGCCACGTGCCAAACCAGAATCTAACGCATGGTCATAACGCAAAGAAATCGCCAAGTTATGGCATCCCTTCGGTGATTGGTTCCATGCCGCACATTTCGGACAATTCCCTCGACCGCAGTTCGCCGGGAATTAGTTACGCCACGCCACCATTGTCCTCTGGTCCACATGGACAGCATAACTCTGGCTCAGCTACGAGGAGACCGGGTGATGACAGTTTAGTCGGACACTATTCTAGTGGAGCGCCGCCTGCTAAGCGACCGAAGCCTTATTGTCGCGATGTCAGTTTTTCCGAAGCATCGAGCAAGTGCACCATCTCCGACGCCGCGTTCTTTGACAAGGTGCGGAAGGCGTTGAGAAGTCCAGAGGTCTACGACAACTTCCTGCGATGCCTGACCCTTTTTAACCAGGAAATTGTCTCCAAAACGGAACTCCTTGGTCTGGTATCACCGTTCTTGATGAAGTTCCCCGACCTGCTGAGATGGTTCACCGACTTTCTGGGACCGCCCTCTGGTCAACCTGCTGGAGGATTAATTGACGGCATGCCCTTAGCCGCAACGCAACGTCAGGGAGGTGGAAGCAGTAATAGTTCTCATGATCGAGGTAGCAGTCACCAGAGTGCCGCCGAGTACGTCCAGGATGTGGATCTGTCTTCGTGCAAGCGGCTGGGTGCATCCTATTGTGCTTTGCCGCAGGCCACAGTACCTAAGAAGTGCAGCGGACGGACGGCTCTCTGCCGGGAAGTGCTCAACGACAAATGGGTATCGTTCCCGACGTGGGCCAGCGAGGACTCCACTTTTGTTACATCGCGAAAAACTCAGTTCGAGGAGACAATTTACCG GAATATTCACAGAACGGAGGACGAGCGATTCGAGCTGGACCTGGTCATCGAGGTTAATAGTGCCACGATTCGGGTGCTGGAGAACTTACAGAAGAAAATGTCACGAATGTCCACCGAAGAATTGAGCAAATTCCATCTGGACGATCATCTGGGCGGCACATCCCAAACGATACACCAGCGGGCCATTCATCGCATCTACGGCGACAAGTCGGGAGAGATAATCACGGGAATGAAGAAAAATCCGTTTGTGGCGGTGCCTATTGTACTGAAGCGACTGAAAgtcaaggaggaggagtggcGAGAAGCACAAAAG aCCTTCAATAAGCAATGGCGGGAACAGAACGAGAAGTACTACCTCAAGTCTCTCGATCACCAGGCCATCAACTTCAAGCCCAACGACATGAAAGCCCTGCGCTCAAAGAGTCTGTTTAACGAAATCGAGACGCTGTACGATGAGCGGCACGACCAAGAGGACGACGCCATGGAACCGTTTGGGCCGCATCTGGTGCTGCCCTACAAGGACAAAACCATTCTGGACGATGCCGCCAACCTGCTGATTCATCATGTGAAGCGCCAGACTGGCATCCAGAAGCAGGAGAAGCAAAAGATTAAGCAGATCATCCGACAATTCGTGCCTGACCTTTTCTTCGCGCCACGACAGCCACTAAGCGACGACGAACGCGATGACG CCTTTCCATTTTTGGTAGATGACAATACGAAAATGGACGTGGACTCGCCACTGGGTCGCACGGAGTCTTCGACTCGAAATGCCAAGAGTACGCCCAGTGAAAGTGCCTCTCCAGCGCGTAGCAATGCAAGCAGTAGCAGCGGAACACCAGCGGGCATTAAGAAAGAGACTGATGACTCCAAAGCGACGACTGGATCTTCTGCACCAGCGTCCACGTCAGCGACGCCTGTGGACGATGCAACGCCATCAACATCctcagcagcggcggcagcatcAGCGGCATCGTCAACTATTTCAGGAGCCGAAGGCAAGCCAAAGGATGACCCCCTTTCGTCGCACAAAGAAGAAGGAGCAGGTAGCACCAGCTCTGGAGTTGCCACGAGTCCCAGGCAAGCCCAAGACACTGCAGGAGCAGGCGTCGATGTGGAAATCAAACTGGAACATCCTGCGGACTTTTCCAATCCAAAGCTTCTACCACCGCACGCGCACGGGCAACGTGAA GACGAATCCTACACGCTGTTCTTCGCTAACAACAATTGGTATTTATTCCTGCGGCTACATGCGATTCTCTGCGACCGTCTGCATGTTATGTATGAACGAGCGCGTTTGCTGGCCATCGAGGAGGAGCGCTGTAGGGTGAATCGAAGGGAGAGCACAGCCACTGCGCTGCGGCTAAAGCCCAAGCCGGAGATTCAAGTTGAAGACTACTACCCCACCTTCCTTGATATGCTCAAGAACGTCCTAGACGGCAACATGGACTCGAATACGTTCGAGGACACGATGCGAGAAATGTTTGGCATTTATGCCTACATCTCTTTCACGCTGGATAAG GTTGTGTCCAATGCTGTTCGCCAGCTGCAATATTGTGTCACGGAACGAGCCGCACTGGATTGTGTGGAGCTGTTTGCAACGGAGCAAAGGCGTGGCTGCACTGGCGGATTCTGTCGAGATGCGCACAAGACATTTGACAGGGAGATGTCGTATCAGCGGAAAGCGGAGAGCATTCTCAACGATGAGAATTGCTTCAAAGTGTACATT TATAAAATCGATTGCCGAGTAACCATAGAGCTGCTTGATTCGGAGCCCGAGGAAGTCGATAAGCCGGCTGCGTTGAAGGCCCAGAAGTTCAGCAAGTATGTGGAGCGGTTGGCGAATCCTACGCTCGGCGGTGGTGGCAATACTGCCGGCTCCAATTCGGCGCTCGGCAATGACACCGTTGTAGAGGCGTCCGATATCAAGACGGAGGCGGACGAAGATACTGCCGAG GTCAATACCAAGGCTTGA
- the LOC117136844 gene encoding paired amphipathic helix protein Sin3a isoform X7, with amino-acid sequence MMKRTRVDEVQFGTRPVPQTSGGVGVGVVGVAGGGPTSGGGGTATVGVNTTGVTIGTVVPSAHNATISGIGSIHHRILTPQHGGAQTIAYLPSTTPTATNLKTTSSIVDSTTAGGPVGAGSQVAVGVGSAAGGGGVVVSTGSTGTQTLQYTTSYSVASIQAGGTLKANTADGANTVQIHVTGGGAANNPASAQTVSSSSQTGTIRQRTISGTQTVATAVGNLATISQQQPVQQSPLGKAQTPPSSVVANSIPVGGSTPPQGQSGNATPRLKVEDALSYLDQVKYQYADQPQIYNNFLDIMKEFKSHCIDTPGVIERVSTLFKGHTELIYGFNMFLPPGYKIEIHSDALGCSVPVVSMPSPPGAPTSTGTVHMLTGNSSMSGAGHIAIKTTNAATLTPATGAGAAAAAAAVAQIQSAGAVNLMTHGGASLTQTTIHALQQATPPQLQSPGGGHVHVSVTNSTTTNAVVPGQPGISVSAHNVPQNYSRDRERATITPTGQVAGAAANVNASASIVVGGPPTPNSLSELSPHGGAGGGPGAGAAQHNLHHIQQAHQSILLGETGQQNQPVEFNHAITYVNKIKNRFQNQPAKYKKFLEILHAYQKEQKVMKEGSLNQGKMLTEQEVYTQVAKLFGQDEDLLREFGQFLPDATNHQSGQYMSKSASVHNDHGKRPTATLSGGAHITMSSASPAPSGSPLHLGATTLPQIDNSAHAAAIGNLSAVNTSVSIKTYNNNQQQQNHVIGSGLNATRNDILFEKDYHAGLQQQAHQRGAGVGAHHHLAGTGAGANIGRPGVGASVMVSYDKEHRNNHHVQKYVGHVPNQNLTHGHNAKKSPSYGIPSVIGSMPHISDNSLDRSSPGISYATPPLSSGPHGQHNSGSATRRPGDDSLVGHYSSGAPPAKRPKPYCRDVSFSEASSKCTISDAAFFDKVRKALRSPEVYDNFLRCLTLFNQEIVSKTELLGLVSPFLMKFPDLLRWFTDFLGPPSGQPAGGLIDGMPLAATQRQGGGSSNSSHDRGSSHQSAAEYVQDVDLSSCKRLGASYCALPQATVPKKCSGRTALCREVLNDKWVSFPTWASEDSTFVTSRKTQFEETIYRTEDERFELDLVIEVNSATIRVLENLQKKMSRMSTEELSKFHLDDHLGGTSQTIHQRAIHRIYGDKSGEIITGMKKNPFVAVPIVLKRLKVKEEEWREAQKTFNKQWREQNEKYYLKSLDHQAINFKPNDMKALRSKSLFNEIETLYDERHDQEDDAMEPFGPHLVLPYKDKTILDDAANLLIHHVKRQTGIQKQEKQKIKQIIRQFVPDLFFAPRQPLSDDERDDAFPFLVDDNTKMDVDSPLGRTESSTRNAKSTPSESASPARSNASSSSGTPAGIKKETDDSKATTGSSAPASTSATPVDDATPSTSSAAAAASAASSTISGAEGKPKDDPLSSHKEEGAGSTSSGVATSPRQAQDTAGAGVDVEIKLEHPADFSNPKLLPPHAHGQREDESYTLFFANNNWYLFLRLHAILCDRLHVMYERARLLAIEEERCRVNRRESTATALRLKPKPEIQVEDYYPTFLDMLKNVLDGNMDSNTFEDTMREMFGIYAYISFTLDKVVSNAVRQLQYCVTERAALDCVELFATEQRRGCTGGFCRDAHKTFDREMSYQRKAESILNDENCFKVYIYKIDCRVTIELLDSEPEEVDKPAALKAQKFSKYVERLANPTLGGGGNTAGSNSALGNDTVVEASDIKTEADEDTAEVNTKA; translated from the exons ATGATGAAACGCACCCGCGTAGACGAGGTGCAATTTGGCACACGACCCGTTCCTCAGACCTCAGGAGGTGTGGGCGTTGGTGTCGTCGGCGTAGCTGGAGGTGGGCCAACATCCGGCGGCGGTGGCACTGCTACTGTGGGCGTCAATACGACGGGCGTTACCATTGGTACCGTCGTGCCCAGTGCTCATAACGCCACCATCAGCGGGATCGGTTCCATTCACCATCGCATCCTTACTCCACAGCATGGAGGAGCACAGACCATTGCCTATTTGCCGTCCACCACGCCGACGGCTACGAATTTGAAGACCACAAGTTCGATTGTGGATAGCACTACCGCTGGAGGACCAGTAGGAGCAGGATCCCAGGTGGCCGTAGGAGTTGGGTCTGCAGCCGGCGGAGGAGGCGTGGTGGTCTCCACAGGGAGCACGGGAACGCAAACATTACAGTATACAACAT CTTATAGTGTGGCTTCGATACAGGCTGGTGGAACTCTGAAAGCCAACACAGCGGATGGCGCGAACACGGTACAGATTCATGTcacaggaggaggagctgcgaACAATCCTGCCAGTGCACAGACTGTATCCAGCAGCTCACAAACGGGCACAATCCGTCAGCGTACAATCAGCGGCACCCAGACAGTGGCCACTGCGGTGGGCAATCTAGCGACGATTTCCCAGCAACAACCAGTTCAACAGTCACCTTTGGGCAAGGCCCAAACTCCTCCATCGTCCGTGGTTGCCAACAGTATCCCAGTGGGTGGATCCACCCCACCACAAGGACAGTCGGGAAATGCCACGCCACGCTTAAAAGTGGAGGATGCGTTGAGCTACCTGGACCAAGTAAAGTACCAGTATGCAGACCAGCCGCAAATCTACAACAACTTCCTCGACATTATGAAGGAATTCAAGTCGCACTGCATCGACACACCCGGAGTGATTGAGCGAGTCTCCACACTCTTCAAGGGGCACACAGAGCTAATATACGGCTTCAACATGTTCTTGCCTCCGGGTTACAAGATCGAAATTCATTCGGATGCTCTTGGCTGTTCGGTGCCGGTGGTTTCGATGCCCTCACCACCGGGAGCGCCAACGAGCACAGGAACGGTGCACATGCTCACCGGAAATAGCTCGATGTCCGGTGCCGGACATATCGCCATCAAGACGACCAATGCTGCAACTTTAACACCGGCAacaggagctggagcagcggccgcagcagcagctgtgGCTCAGATTCAATCCGCTGGAGCTGTAAATCTTATGACCCACGGCGGAGCCTCGCTTACCCAGACCACTATTCATGCCTTGCAACAGGCGACGCCTCCTCAATTACAATCTCCAGGCGGTGGTCATGTCCACGTGAGTGTAACAAACTCTACGACCACAAACGCCGTAGTGCCCGGACAGCCAGGCATCTCCGTATCGGCGCACAATGTACCGCAGAACTACTCGAGAGATCGAGAAAGGGCCACCATAACACCTACTGGGCAAGTGGCTGGAGCTGCGGCAAACGTGAATGCGTCTGCTAGTATAGTTGTCGGTGGACCTCCAACGCCCAATTCTCTAAGTGAGCTTAGCCCTCacggaggagcaggaggtggGCCAGGTGCGGGAGCGGCGCAGCACAATCTGCATCACATCCAGCAGGCGCATCAATCGATTTTGCTTGGGGAGACGGGACAGCAGAATCAGCCGGTGGAGTTCAATCACGCCATAACCTATGTAAATAAGATCAAG AATCGTTTCCAAAACCAGCCGGCCAAGTACAAGAAATTCCTCGAAATTCTGCACGCCTATCAGAAGGAGCAAAAGGTGATGAAGGAGGGCAGCCTGAACCAGGGTAAAATGCTCACCGAACAGGAGGTGTACACGCAAGTGGCTAAGCTTTTTGGCCAGGATGAGGATTTGCTTAGAGAGTTTGGCCAGTTTCTTCCTGATGCCACCAACCACCAGTCCGGACAGTACATGTCCAAGTCAGCGTCTGTGCACAATGATCATGGCAAGCGTCCCACGGCTACTTTGAGCGGTGGAGCTCACATAACCATGTCGTCTGCTTCGCCAGCGCCAAGTGGATCCCCTCTGCATTTGGGTGCAACGACTCTTCCGCAGATCGACAATAGCGCCCATGCAGCGGCTATAGGAAACCTTTCGGCGGTGAACACCAGTGTCAGCATTAAGACGTACAATAAtaatcagcaacagcagaatCATGTGATCGGTTCAGGCCTGAATGCGACGCGGAACGATATTCTCTTTGAGAAGGACTATCACGCGGGTCTGCAGCAGCAAGCGCATCAGCGAGGAGCTGGAGTTGGAGCCCATCATCATTTGGCCGGAACTGGAGCGGGCGCCAATATCGGGCGGCCTGGAGTGGGAGCCAGCGTGATGGTGTCGTACGATAAGGAGCATCGAAATAATCATCATGTGCAAAAGTACGTTGGCCACGTGCCAAACCAGAATCTAACGCATGGTCATAACGCAAAGAAATCGCCAAGTTATGGCATCCCTTCGGTGATTGGTTCCATGCCGCACATTTCGGACAATTCCCTCGACCGCAGTTCGCCGGGAATTAGTTACGCCACGCCACCATTGTCCTCTGGTCCACATGGACAGCATAACTCTGGCTCAGCTACGAGGAGACCGGGTGATGACAGTTTAGTCGGACACTATTCTAGTGGAGCGCCGCCTGCTAAGCGACCGAAGCCTTATTGTCGCGATGTCAGTTTTTCCGAAGCATCGAGCAAGTGCACCATCTCCGACGCCGCGTTCTTTGACAAGGTGCGGAAGGCGTTGAGAAGTCCAGAGGTCTACGACAACTTCCTGCGATGCCTGACCCTTTTTAACCAGGAAATTGTCTCCAAAACGGAACTCCTTGGTCTGGTATCACCGTTCTTGATGAAGTTCCCCGACCTGCTGAGATGGTTCACCGACTTTCTGGGACCGCCCTCTGGTCAACCTGCTGGAGGATTAATTGACGGCATGCCCTTAGCCGCAACGCAACGTCAGGGAGGTGGAAGCAGTAATAGTTCTCATGATCGAGGTAGCAGTCACCAGAGTGCCGCCGAGTACGTCCAGGATGTGGATCTGTCTTCGTGCAAGCGGCTGGGTGCATCCTATTGTGCTTTGCCGCAGGCCACAGTACCTAAGAAGTGCAGCGGACGGACGGCTCTCTGCCGGGAAGTGCTCAACGACAAATGGGTATCGTTCCCGACGTGGGCCAGCGAGGACTCCACTTTTGTTACATCGCGAAAAACTCAGTTCGAGGAGACAATTTACCG AACGGAGGACGAGCGATTCGAGCTGGACCTGGTCATCGAGGTTAATAGTGCCACGATTCGGGTGCTGGAGAACTTACAGAAGAAAATGTCACGAATGTCCACCGAAGAATTGAGCAAATTCCATCTGGACGATCATCTGGGCGGCACATCCCAAACGATACACCAGCGGGCCATTCATCGCATCTACGGCGACAAGTCGGGAGAGATAATCACGGGAATGAAGAAAAATCCGTTTGTGGCGGTGCCTATTGTACTGAAGCGACTGAAAgtcaaggaggaggagtggcGAGAAGCACAAAAG aCCTTCAATAAGCAATGGCGGGAACAGAACGAGAAGTACTACCTCAAGTCTCTCGATCACCAGGCCATCAACTTCAAGCCCAACGACATGAAAGCCCTGCGCTCAAAGAGTCTGTTTAACGAAATCGAGACGCTGTACGATGAGCGGCACGACCAAGAGGACGACGCCATGGAACCGTTTGGGCCGCATCTGGTGCTGCCCTACAAGGACAAAACCATTCTGGACGATGCCGCCAACCTGCTGATTCATCATGTGAAGCGCCAGACTGGCATCCAGAAGCAGGAGAAGCAAAAGATTAAGCAGATCATCCGACAATTCGTGCCTGACCTTTTCTTCGCGCCACGACAGCCACTAAGCGACGACGAACGCGATGACG CCTTTCCATTTTTGGTAGATGACAATACGAAAATGGACGTGGACTCGCCACTGGGTCGCACGGAGTCTTCGACTCGAAATGCCAAGAGTACGCCCAGTGAAAGTGCCTCTCCAGCGCGTAGCAATGCAAGCAGTAGCAGCGGAACACCAGCGGGCATTAAGAAAGAGACTGATGACTCCAAAGCGACGACTGGATCTTCTGCACCAGCGTCCACGTCAGCGACGCCTGTGGACGATGCAACGCCATCAACATCctcagcagcggcggcagcatcAGCGGCATCGTCAACTATTTCAGGAGCCGAAGGCAAGCCAAAGGATGACCCCCTTTCGTCGCACAAAGAAGAAGGAGCAGGTAGCACCAGCTCTGGAGTTGCCACGAGTCCCAGGCAAGCCCAAGACACTGCAGGAGCAGGCGTCGATGTGGAAATCAAACTGGAACATCCTGCGGACTTTTCCAATCCAAAGCTTCTACCACCGCACGCGCACGGGCAACGTGAA GACGAATCCTACACGCTGTTCTTCGCTAACAACAATTGGTATTTATTCCTGCGGCTACATGCGATTCTCTGCGACCGTCTGCATGTTATGTATGAACGAGCGCGTTTGCTGGCCATCGAGGAGGAGCGCTGTAGGGTGAATCGAAGGGAGAGCACAGCCACTGCGCTGCGGCTAAAGCCCAAGCCGGAGATTCAAGTTGAAGACTACTACCCCACCTTCCTTGATATGCTCAAGAACGTCCTAGACGGCAACATGGACTCGAATACGTTCGAGGACACGATGCGAGAAATGTTTGGCATTTATGCCTACATCTCTTTCACGCTGGATAAG GTTGTGTCCAATGCTGTTCGCCAGCTGCAATATTGTGTCACGGAACGAGCCGCACTGGATTGTGTGGAGCTGTTTGCAACGGAGCAAAGGCGTGGCTGCACTGGCGGATTCTGTCGAGATGCGCACAAGACATTTGACAGGGAGATGTCGTATCAGCGGAAAGCGGAGAGCATTCTCAACGATGAGAATTGCTTCAAAGTGTACATT TATAAAATCGATTGCCGAGTAACCATAGAGCTGCTTGATTCGGAGCCCGAGGAAGTCGATAAGCCGGCTGCGTTGAAGGCCCAGAAGTTCAGCAAGTATGTGGAGCGGTTGGCGAATCCTACGCTCGGCGGTGGTGGCAATACTGCCGGCTCCAATTCGGCGCTCGGCAATGACACCGTTGTAGAGGCGTCCGATATCAAGACGGAGGCGGACGAAGATACTGCCGAG GTCAATACCAAGGCTTGA